Proteins encoded in a region of the Perca fluviatilis chromosome 8, GENO_Pfluv_1.0, whole genome shotgun sequence genome:
- the urahb gene encoding 5-hydroxyisourate hydrolase b, translated as MTSADSSPLTTHVLNTGDGVPAAKVDVSLHRLDSKLMIWNMLSVGTTNEDGRCLGLVSREAFSPGMYKLRFETGSYWENMGQNSFYPYVEVVFTITETEQRFHLPLLMSRFSYSTYRGS; from the exons ATGACGTCAGCTGATTCCAGCCCCCTGACCACTCACGTGCTGAACACCGGAGACGGCGTCCCGGCGGCCAAGGTGGACGTCAGCCTGCACCGGCTCGACTCCAAGCTGATGATCTGGAACATGCTGAGTGTCGG GACTACAAATGAAGATGGCCGCTGCTTAGGACTCGTCAGCAGAGAAGCGTTCAGCCCCGGCATGTACAAGCTGCGCTTTGAGACGGGTTCCTACTGGGAGAACATGGGTCAGAACTCCTTCTACCCTTATGTAGAG GTTGTGTTTACCATCACTGAGACGGAGCAGAGGTTTCACCTCCCCCTGCTGATGAGTCGCTTCTCCTACAGCACGTACAGAGGAAGCTGA